One stretch of Lacimicrobium alkaliphilum DNA includes these proteins:
- a CDS encoding glucokinase has product MKASFVADVGGTNIRLAKVIEGQLSDIEKYLCNDFDTISDAIEHYCARHPEAEFVAGCIAIACPVDKDVIKMTNHHWQFSKSQLQQDLGLSWLDVINDYMAISMSLPQLSADQKLQIGGGTAVDNQPIAVFGPGTGLGVGHLVMTSEGWMSLDGEGGHVDFAPVDDMDLVVWQFLRNKYGHASAEEVLSGRGLVQIYQAIAEHQGRFADLTEPADITERALSNRCDLCVLTLQQFCRVMGSFAGNLALNLGTFGGVYIAGGIASRFIDFLMQSDFRSRFEAKGRFAPYVAAIPTYLITEPEHGLIGTAAYLTQHYKG; this is encoded by the coding sequence GTGAAGGCAAGTTTTGTAGCCGATGTCGGCGGAACCAATATCCGCCTGGCTAAGGTCATTGAAGGTCAGCTAAGTGATATTGAAAAGTATCTTTGTAATGACTTTGACACTATCAGCGATGCCATTGAGCATTATTGCGCCCGTCATCCTGAAGCCGAATTTGTTGCCGGTTGTATCGCGATTGCCTGCCCGGTAGACAAAGATGTGATCAAGATGACCAACCATCACTGGCAGTTTTCCAAAAGCCAGTTGCAACAGGATTTAGGTCTGAGCTGGCTGGATGTCATTAATGACTATATGGCTATTTCTATGTCTCTGCCTCAGCTCAGCGCCGATCAGAAGTTGCAGATTGGTGGTGGTACTGCGGTTGACAACCAGCCTATCGCTGTTTTCGGGCCGGGTACCGGCCTGGGTGTTGGCCATCTGGTGATGACCTCCGAAGGCTGGATGAGCCTGGATGGTGAAGGTGGCCATGTGGATTTCGCTCCGGTGGATGACATGGATCTGGTGGTGTGGCAATTCCTGCGTAATAAATATGGCCACGCCTCGGCAGAGGAAGTGCTCTCTGGTCGTGGGCTGGTGCAGATCTATCAGGCTATTGCCGAGCACCAGGGGCGTTTTGCTGACCTTACCGAGCCGGCGGATATTACCGAGCGGGCATTGAGTAATCGTTGTGATCTGTGTGTATTAACATTGCAGCAGTTTTGCCGGGTGATGGGCAGTTTCGCCGGTAACCTGGCTCTTAATCTCGGTACGTTCGGTGGTGTTTATATTGCCGGTGGGATCGCCTCACGATTTATTGATTTTCTGATGCAGAGCGATTTCCGCTCCCGCTTCGAAGCCAAGGGGCGTTTTGCGCCTTATGTGGCGGCGATACCCACCTATCTGATTACTGAGCCTGAACATGGCTTGATTGGCACAGCCGCCTATCTGACGCAGCATTATAAAGGTTAA
- a CDS encoding bifunctional 4-hydroxy-2-oxoglutarate aldolase/2-dehydro-3-deoxy-phosphogluconate aldolase: MTKDWMISSEQLFNQGPVVPVLVIKDVAHAVPLAKALIEGGIRVLEVTLRTPAALDVIREIASKVPEAMIGAGTVTNAAQLKEVAEAGAKFAISPGLTTELLEAGNQANIALIPGVSSISELMKGRDLGYTHFKFFPAEASGGIKALKSIGGPFPDVVFCPTGGISANNYLDYLALPNVRCVGGSWLAPDDVVEAGDWSKITELASQAVKGAEKLAE; the protein is encoded by the coding sequence ATGACTAAAGACTGGATGATTTCTTCTGAGCAACTTTTCAATCAGGGACCTGTAGTACCTGTTCTGGTAATTAAAGACGTTGCTCATGCCGTACCACTGGCGAAGGCCCTGATCGAGGGGGGGATTCGCGTACTGGAAGTGACCTTACGTACGCCTGCGGCACTGGATGTAATACGTGAGATAGCCAGCAAAGTGCCGGAAGCCATGATAGGCGCCGGTACTGTCACTAACGCCGCTCAATTAAAAGAAGTGGCCGAAGCGGGTGCCAAGTTTGCTATCAGCCCGGGGTTAACTACCGAGTTGCTGGAAGCGGGCAATCAGGCTAATATTGCCCTGATCCCTGGTGTATCTTCTATCTCTGAGCTGATGAAGGGGCGGGATCTGGGTTACACCCATTTTAAATTCTTCCCTGCCGAAGCCTCTGGCGGCATTAAGGCGCTTAAATCCATCGGAGGACCTTTTCCTGATGTGGTGTTTTGCCCCACAGGCGGCATCTCTGCCAATAACTATCTGGATTATCTGGCCCTGCCCAATGTGCGCTGCGTAGGCGGCTCCTGGCTGGCACCGGATGATGTCGTGGAAGCCGGAGACTGGAGCAAAATCACCGAACTGGCCAGCCAGGCGGTTAAGGGTGCAGAAAAGCTGGCCGAGTAG